The nucleotide window GTCGGATGCACCACCTGTTATGCGCAATTCGGCCGGCAAATCGACTCGATCCTCGAAGGGCTGCATCAGTCCTTGCACCACCGCGGCAAAGTGCCGTACCTGGACGACGCACGCGCGCGGCTGCGCGCCGACTTGCAGACCAAACGCTCGCTCTTGCGCACGATGCTGGGCGCGGAGAAGTACGAAGAGGCCGCGCAATTGCGCGACGAAATACGCAGTATCGAGACGGGATTGTACGTCTCGGAATCCGGAGCCGATTAAACCATGCTGTTGGAGAGCCCGGTCGATAAGGCCCCATCCTGGTGCTCAGACAACGGCCCGAGGGCGGAGAGCGCCGTCTTATGTCAATGCACGCTCGTCCGCAACCTTGCCGATTTCCCATTTCCGGACCGCTGTTCGCTGGACGAGAAGGAAAGCGTGGAGCGGCGGCTCTTGTCGGTGTTCGACAGTCTCAATCTGCTCAGCAGCGGCGTGTACTATTCCCTGCCGCGTCTGACCCCGAAAGAGTCCCGGTTCCTGGTTGAGCGCCATTTGATTACGCCGCAGATGCTGCCGCGCAACACGGCGCGGGGCGTATACGTTGCGGAGGACCAGAGCTTCAGCATCATGGTGAACGCGTCCGAACACCTCTGCCTGCGGGCAACCGTTTCCGGCCTGCAGCCCCAGGAAGCATGGGCGCGGCTCAATCTGATGGACGATACCCTCGCAGGCACCCTTGATTTCGCGTTTGACAGGCGCCTGGGGTACCTGACGTCCGTGCTGGCCCATCTGGGCACGGGCCTCAAAGCGAGCACGTTGTTGCATCTGCCCTGCCTGCGCGAAACCGACCGGCTCGAAACCGCGGCCACAACCGCGCGGCGAAGCCATTTCGCCTTTTGCGGCGTCAAGCCCGGTTACGAGGAGTCCCTGCCGGGACGCCGCGCCGGCAAATCCGGCACGAGCGAACTGCGGCGCATCCGCGCGGCGCTCAGTGAATCTCTCTGCAGTACCCTGGAAGGCGTAGCGTGCGGGCATCCCCGCGAGGCGCTCGGCGACCTCTTCCTCCTGGTGAACGAGGGCACGCTGGGAGCGGCGGAAGAAGAAATTACCTTCCATCTGCGCCACGTGGCGGAAGAAATTCTCGCCGCCGAAGATGCAGCTCGGACGGAATTGCTCCGCGAACGTCTCCCGCACGTGGAAGACCGCGTGGGCCGCGCATTGGGCGTCGCGGGCGGCGCCCGGTTGCTGTCGTTTCCAGAGGCCATGGACCTGCTCTCCTCGATACGGCTCGGCGTGGCCGCCGGCTGTCTCGCGGACCGGCCCGTGCAAGAACTGAATGAACTGCTGCTGCGTTCGCAACGCGCTCACCTGGAACTCGTGGCGGGTCATGATTGCGACGAACTTACCCTGTCTGTGGAACGTGCAAATCTGTTTCGGAGCCGGTTTGGGGCTTGAGGGCGCGTCCCTAAACCGCGCATGTGACGGAAGTTCCACGAACGGCGGGCAGATGTAACGCGCTCCGGGGGCGCGAGCACCTTGGTCAAGTGCAAGGACTTGCGCACGCGGCATGCCCGGCATCGAGCAGTGCCCTGTGGGCGAAAGGATGGAACACCTTATGTGGGAACGTTTTACGGAACGCGCGAAACACGTCGTCAGCGCCGCGCGCGAAGAAGCCACCCGGCTCGGCAGTGAATACGTGCGCACGGAACACATCCTGCTCGGCCTGTGCCGTGAGCCGGAGGGCATAGCCGCGAAGGCGCTTGAGAATCTGGGCATTGACATCGACCAGCTCGCCCTCGAAATCGAACAGCAAGTGCAACCGGGTTCCGCCACCGTATCGAGCGACGAAATTGCATTTACGCCGCGGGCCAAGAAAGTCCTCGAACTGGCGGTCGAGGAAGCGCGCCGGTTCAATCACAGCTACATCGGCACGGAACACATCCTGCTCGGACTCCTCAAGGAAGGCGAAGGCATCGCGGCGAAGGTGCTCCAGGACATGAAGGTCGACCTGGGCCGCATCCAGGCGGAAGTCATCCGCCTCCTGGGCGACCAGGGCCGGTCCACTGGTCCCGAGGCCCAGACCAGCAAGAAATCGCAGACCCCCGCGCTGGATACGTTTGGGCGCGACCTGACCCAATTGGCGCGGGAGGGCAAGCTGGACCCGGTCATTGGCCGCGAAGCCGAGATAGAACGCGTCATCCAAGTGCTCAGCCGCCGGACGAAAAACAACCCCGTGCTCATTGGCGAGGCCGGCGTCGGTAAGACGGCCATCGTCGAGGGGCTGGCCCAGGCCATCGTCAACGCGGACGTACCCGACCTGCTCCTGGGCCGCCGCGTGCTCACCCTCGACCTCGCGGGCGTCGTCGCAGGCACCAAGTACCGCGGTCAGTTCGAGGAACGCCTCAAGTCCGTCATGAAGGAGATCCGCCGCGCGGACAACATCATCCTCTTCATCGACGAACTGCACACCATCGTGGGCGCGGGCGCCGCCGAGGGGGCGGTAGACGCCGCAAACATGCTCAAGCCGTCCCTGGCGCGGGGCGAACTCCAGTGCATCGGCGCCACCACGATGGACGAGTACCGCAAGCACATCGAGAAAGACGCGGCGCTGGCGCGCCGCTTTCAGACCATCATCGTGGACCAGCCCACGGTCGACCAGACCATCGAGATTATCAAGGGGCTGCGCGACAAGTACGAAGCGCACCACCGCGTCAAGTTCGACGACCAGGCCGTCGTGGCCGCGGCGCGCATGTCGCATCAGTACATCACGGACCGGTTTCTGCCCGACAAGGCCGTCGACGTTATCGACGAGGCCGGCAGCCGCGCGCGCCTGCAGATTACGACGCGCCCCGCCGAACTGAAAGAGATGGAGCGCCAAATCGAAGAAGTCACCCACGAGAAGGAACAGGCCATACGCCGGCAGGAATACGAGAAAGCGGCCAAACTGCGCGACCAGGAACGCCAGTTGATCGCCCGCCTCGAAGACCGGAAACGCGACTGGGAGCGCCGCCGCGATTCCGCCGAACACGTGGTAACGGCGGAAGATATCGCGTACATCGTTTCGAAATGGACCGGCATCCCCCTTACCAAACTGGAAGAAAAGGAATCCGAACGGCTCTTGCGCATGCGTGAAGAGTTGCACTGTTCGGTCGTCGGCCAGAACGAAGCCATCGACGCCATCACCCGCGCGATCCAGCGCTCGCGCGCGGGGCTCCGCAAGATCGACCGTCCCGTCGGCTCGTTCCTGTTCCTCGGCCCGACGGGCGTGGGCAAGACCTTCCTGGCGAAAATGCTGGCGAAGTTCCTCTTCGGCAGCGAGGACGCGCTCATCACCATCGACATGTCCGAGTACATGGAACGGTTCGCGGTCTCTCGTCTTGCGGGCGCGCCGCCGGGGTATATCGGCTACAACGAGGGCGGCCAACTGACGGAGCAGGTCCGGCGACGCCCCTATTCGGTCGTCCTCTTCGACGAAATCGAAAAAGCGCATCCCGACGTGTTCAACACGCTGCTCCAGGTCCTGGAAGAGGGTCAGATGACCGACGCCACCGGCCGCCGGGTCGATTTCCGCAATACGGTGGTCGTCATGACCAGCAATATCGGCGCGCGGCGCATCCGGCAGCACACCACCGTCGGTTTCCAGCGGGAAGGCGGCGAAGAGGAATACGGCCGCATGCGCGAGCGGGTCCTCGATGAAGTCAAGAAAGTGTTCAATCCCGAATTCCTGAACCGGGTCGATGAAGTGCTGGTCTTCCACCACCTGACGGCAACGGAGATGCTCCAAATAGTTGACATCCAGGTCGCCGAGGTGGTAGAACGGCTTGCTGAGAAGGATTTGCTGTTGAACCTCACTCAGGAGGCGAAGGAGTACCTCGTCCGCGTGGGGAGCAACGAGGAGTACGGCGCGCGGCCGTTGCGGCGCGCGGTACAGCAGCAGTTGGAAGACCCCTTGGCGGAGTTGTTGTTGAAAGGCGGGTTGGAAGCGGGGACGGCCATCGAGATCCGGCCCTCCGATACGGAGGACGCCTTGGTTTTCGAGCCCGTCGTGCGCAGTGCGGAAGGTGTAGCCCCTTGAGAACTTTGGCTCTCGCTATCGGTTTCTCACTTGTCAGTTGGTGCGTCTCTTCGCAAGAACAGACGCCCGCTCCCCCACAGATTACGGCGGTCCATATTCAGGGGCTCGAACGCGTGGCCGAGCAGGTCGTGCGCGCCAAGCTCGAAGTGCAACCCGGCCAACCCTATCAGCCCCGGGCCGTGGCCCGCGACATCCGCCGCCTCTACGAACTGGGCCATTTCGCCAACATCAAGGTGGACGCCCAGCCGGACGGCGCCGGGGTCGCGCTCACGTATCAACTCGAAGAGAAGCGCGCCATCGACGAGGTGCGCATTATCGGCAATAAGAAACTGAGCGAGCGCCGCATCCGGGGGGTGCTCTCCTGGCGCGAAGGCGATACCTTCGTGGCGGACGGATACGAACAGGAACGCGAGGCCATTCTCGACCTCTATGCGAGCAAAGGCTTCGCGAACGCCACCGTGGACATCGTGGCCGAGGAGGCCGGACCCTCTCGCGTGCGGGTCACGTACAATATCGATGAAGGCAGGAAAGCGCGCATCCGCAGCATCAGCTTTGTCGGCAACGACACCCTCGCCACCCGCCGCCTGCAGAAAATCATGAAGACCCGAAAGGCCATCTGGTTCGTCGGCGGCCGCTTCAACGAGGACAAGTTCGAGCAGGACCTGCAGGAGATTCTCGCCGCCTACGGCGACAAGGGCCGCCTCGAAGCCGCCATCCCGCGCACGGAAATCACCTTCTCCGACAACGGCAAGGGCATGCACATCACGGTCTATCTGACCGAAGGCCCCGAGTACACCGTGGAAACCGTCCAGATCGCCGAGAATATCGTCTACGACGAGGACGAAATCCGCGGACTCATCGCGGTGGAAGAAGGGGATGTGCACAACAAGAGTCAGGTGACCGCGGACGCGGAACTGGTCGCCAAGGGCTACCAGGACAGCGGGTATGTCAACGCCCAGGTCACGCCGCAGGTCACGCTGGACCGGGAAAGCAAGACCACCCATGTGGTCCATCAGGTCAGCGAGGGCGACCTCAAATACATTCGTGAAATCCGCATCACCGGCAACGAAGTCACCAAAGACGAAGTGATCCGCCGGCAGATGCTGCTGCGGCCCGGCGACCGCTTCGACGGCAGCGCCGTGCAGCTCAGTCAGCGCCGCCTCGACAATACCCGTTACTTCGACACGACCCGAATTACGCTCAGCGACGTGCTGGAAGACGATATGTGGACCAACTTGCTGGTCGATGTCGAGGAAGGCGACACCGGCACCTTCAATTTCGGCGCGGGCTACAGCACGGAAGACAAGTTCGGCGGCTTTGCCGAATTGCGGCTCACGAATGTCGATATCACCAACTGGCCCAAGTTCTCAGGCGGCGGCCAGCAGCTTTCGTTACGCCTCAATACCGGCGACCGCCACGACACCTATTCGCTCAGTTTCACCGACCCCGAAATCTGGGGGTATCCCCTCTCGTTCGGGTTCGACGTGTACGACGACAGCTACCGCTACAGCGGCACAAGCTACCGTGAAGACCAGGCGGGCGGCCAACTCCGCTTCGGAAAGGTGCTCTCGCCGTTCCTGACGACGCGCTGGAGTCTCCGGTACCAGGATACGGAGATATCCGACGTGCCCTTCGAGTTCCTGGTCAACCCCGAATTGCGCGAGATTTCCAGGGACAGCACGACCATCAGCACGGCCTGGAGCATCGAGCGCAACACCGTCGACAACGTGCGCGACGCCACCAGCGGCGCCGACCACATCTTTACCCTGGAACTTGCCGGCCTGGGCGGCGACAATGAGTTCGTCAAGGTGGACCAGGACTCGACCTGGTACTGGTCTCTCTCGGAAGAAAACAAGTGGGTCCTCTCGCTGCGCTCGCGGCATGGGTGGGTCACGCCCTACGGCGGTTCGGACTATGTGCCGCTCCAGGACCGGTATTTCGCGGGCGGCAGTTCAACCGTGCGCGGCTACGATAACCGTGACATCGGCCCGCGGACCCACGGATATCTCTGGTGGGGCGATGAATACGCCATCGGCGGCGAGCTGCGCATGTTGACCAGCGTCGAAGTGAAGTACAAAGTCAGCGATTTGCTGCGCCTCTACGCCTTCGTCGATTCGGGCGGCGTCTGGGAGGAAGCGGGCGATTTTGGCTTCGGCGACGTCAAATACAGCGCCGGCCTGGGTATTGGAATGGATGTGCCCCGGCTCGGGCCGTTCCGGCTTGACTACGGCATTCCCATCAATCCCGACGATGATCAGGGCAGCGGACGCCTGCATCTGACTACCGGGTTCCGCTTCTAGACCGCGCCGGGAATTTGCAGGGTTTGAACGCAAAGTGCTATAATTTCGGCCGTTCACCTGCTTCTTCCCAAGCCTTAAGGAAAGCAAGGGGGCTTTATTACCTTCAATAGCCCCAAGAGAAGGATGATTGGCCGTGTCGAAAACTTGCTATCTCGCACTGCTGGCAGCATTAGTGACCGGATTGTTCGCACCGGCTGTGGCGAATGCCCAGGATGCCGGCGCGGCATCCGGCGGTTTCAAGATCGGTATCGTCGATTTCCGCTATCTCCTGACCGCCTACAACAAGCGTGAAGCCGAATACGCGAAACTCCAGAGAGAAGTCGACGAACTGCAGAAGGGCATCGACGCCCTCGCCGATGAGGTCGAAAAGCTCAAAGCGCAGTATGATGCGCAGGTCGACAATATGGCCGCCGACGAACGGCGCGCGCTCGAGGAGCGCATCGAAGGGCTCGCCGCCGATTTCCGCGCGGAACTTGCCAAGCGCCAGCGGACTATTGACCGCAAGGAAAAAGAAGTCGTCGAGGGCTTAATCGCCGATATCAAGGCTGTTATCGAAGAAATCGCCGTCAGCGAGAACTATCACCTCATTCTCGACGCAAATTCCCCCAATCCGCCCCGGGGCGGGGTCTTGTTCTTCAGCAAGACCCTGGATATCACCCCAAAGGTGGAGGCTCGCCTCAACAAGTAACCTGGAACGACACCCGATACCGTAAATGGCCGCCGCAACGGCATGGCGCCCCTTCTGGACCGAAGGAGGGGCGTACTCACATAAGCAGCCGGCCAGACCTCTCGAAGTACAGGGGAGAGGAAGAATCTTACTCGTGGAGACAACCGCAGCCCACATAGCCGAATGGGTCGGCGGACGTGTCGCCGGAGACCCGGACCTCGTCCTGACAGGCGTGAACGGCCTCCGCGAAGCTCGCCCGGGCGAGCTGTCTTTCGTGCGGGAAACCCGGTACCTGCCCTTGCTCGCCACGACCCGGGCCTCCGCCGTGCTGGTCGCTGAAGAAACGCCCGGCTGCGCGGTCACCCAGATTATCGTGGCCCAGCCGGAACTGGCGTTCCTTCAAGTCTTGCAGCGTCTGGGCAAACCCCTCGCCCCCCGCCTGGAAGGGGTGCACCCCGCCGCCGTTATCGGAAAAGACGTAACGCTCGGCCCCGATGTAGCCATCGACGCATTCGTCCGCATCGGCGACGGCGCCCATATCGGCGCGCGCGCCGTGTTACACGCAGGCGTGTACATTGGTCAGGGTGCCGAGATCGGCGCGCAGACATTAATTTACCCTAACGTCACGATACGCGAATACTGTAAAATAGGCGAACGCTGCATCCTGCACGCAAACGCGGTCATAGGCAGCGACGGGTTCGGTTTTGTTGCGGCTGAGGGACAATGGGTCAAGGTGCCGCAGGTGGGGTGTGTCGTGCTGGGCGATGATGTCGAGGTAGGCAGCAACACGGCCATCGACCGGGCCACGTTTGGGGAAACGCGTGTCGGCCGGGGCACGAAAATTGACAATCTCGTGCAGATTGGTCACAATGTTGAGATAGGCGAAAACTGTGTGATCGCCGGAAAGGTGGGCATAGCCGGCAGCGCCATTATCGGCAATCACGTGCAGATTGGCGCACAGGCCGGCATCAAAGGGCATCTCGAAATCGGCGATGGCGCCAGAATCGGCGCCCGCGCCGGTGTTACCGGGTCGATACCCGCAGGAGCTACCGTGTCGGGTTTCCCCGCCATAGACCATAACCAACAACGGCGCGTGCTGGTGGCACAGACGCACCTGCCCGAGATGGGGCGCCGCCTCCGCCAGGTGGAACGCCGCGTGGACGAGTTGGAACAACGAAGCCATGAGTAAACAACGGACCATTGCCAATGAAGTGTCTTTCTCGGGCATAGGCTTGCACCAGGGCACCCTGACGACCGTCACGTTCCTGCCCGCGCCCGCCAACAGCGGCATCGTCTTCCGGCGCGTTGACCTGCCCGGGAGCCCACCGATCCCGGCGGACATCGACCACGTGATCGACGTGTCCCGCGGCACCACCATCGGCATTGGCGACGCCCACGTGCATACCGTCGAGCACGCCCTCTCCGCCATGGTCGGGCTCGGCGTCGATAACCTCGTCGTGGAACTGGACGGCGACGAGGTTCCCAACGGCGACGGCAGCGCCCTGCCCGTGATGACCACCCTGTTGAAAGCGGGCATCGTCGAACTGGACGCCGAGAAGCTGTACATTACCGTGGACCGGCCCGTGTACTACCGCCAGGACGATGTGACCCTCAGCGTGCTGCCGTCGGACGACCTGCGGGTGACCATGACCATCGCTTACGACCACGTGGCCATCGGGACCCAATACGCTTCGTTCAACATCGACGAAACCACCTACCGCGAACAGATAGCCCCCGCCCGCACGTTCTGCTTCCTGCGCGAAGTCAAGATGCTCCAGGAAAAAGGCCTGATCAAGGGCGGCAGCCTCGAGAGCGCCGTCGTCATCGGCGACGAGAGCATCCTCAATGAGGACCTGCGTTTCGCGGACGAATTCGTCCGCCACAAGATTCTCGACCTGCTCGGCGACATGTACCTGCTCGGGCGGCCCGTGCGCGGGCACATCGTCGGCGTCAAGGCCGGCCACGAGAAGAACGTTCTGTTTTCCCGGCAAATCCGCAAGGCCTACCTCAACGGCAACGGCGCCGCGCGCCACCTCAAGGACCTGAAGGACTACCGCGTCACGCGGCGCTCCGAACCGGCCCTGGACGTCAACAAGATCATGCGGATCCTGCCCCACCGCTACCCGTTCCTGCTCGTGGACCGCGTCCTGAGCTTCGAGCCGTTCAAGAAAGTCACGGGCATCAAGAACGTCACCGTCAATGAGCCCTTCTTTCAGGGCCACTGGCCCGACACGCCGGTCATGCCGGGCGTCCTGATTCTGGAAGCGATGGCGCAAGTCAGTTCCGTGCTCATCTTCGGCGAAGATGGCGAACCTCACGGGAAACTGGCGTTCTTCATGGGCGTGGACAACGCCAAGTTCCGGCGCACGGTCGTCCCCGGCGACCAGCTCTTCATCGAGTCGGAGATGCTCCATTTCCGCCACAACGCCTGCCGCGCCAAGGCGCGCGCATACGTCGATAATGACCTGTGCGCGGAAGCCGTCATGTCCTTCAGCCTCATGGATATCGAGGACTAAGCGCCGAGGCGGGCCCCGGGCCGGGTCAAGGGCCGCCATTTCTCTCCCCCGCCGCCGCACGGGTTGCCCCGGTGTGCGGCAGTCAACAGATGCTTCGCATGTTCGACGCCGCGCAGGCAGTATGCCGCCACCAGCGCCTCCCGCTGGGCTTCGTCAAGGTCGCCGCAACGGCCCAGCACGCGCAGGCGCGCCTGACGCGCCTGATACAGCGCTATCCCGGCCGCCACGGAGATATTGAAGCTGCGCGTAAACCCGGGCATGGGGATTACCAGGCGCACATCGGCCTGCGCAAGCACTTCGGCCGTCACACCGTCGCGTTCGCCGCCAAAAACAAGGGCCGTGGGCGCGTCAACGCCGTAATCGGCAATCGGCTGGGCATCCTCCATGCACATGGCCGCGATGCGGAACCCCTGCGCGCGCAGGCAGGCCAGGCAGGCCCGCGTCGTGGCCCAGCGGCGGACATCTATCCATTTCTCCGCGCCTTGCGTCACCCGGTTGGCCAGCTTGAACTTCTCCTGGGAATCGATGACGTGCANNNNNNNNNNNNNNNNNNNNNNNNNNNNNNNNNNNNNNNNNNNNNNNNNNNNNNNNNNNNNNNNNNNNNNNNNNNNNNNNNNNNNNNNNNNNNNNNNNNNATGTGCCGGACCACGCTCAGGTCGTGGCCGATGAACAGATAGGTAAGCCCGAACCGGGCCTGCAGGTCTTCGAGCAGGTTCAAGATCTGCGCCTGGACCGAGACATCGAGCGCCGAGACCGGCTCGTCCGCGACGATGAGGTCCGGCTCGACCGCCAGCGCGCGCGCGATACCCAGGCGCTGCCGCTGCCCGCCGCTGAACTCGTGGGGATACCGGTGCGCCGCCTCCGGCGACAGGCCGACCAGCCCGAGCAGTTCGTCGACCCGCTCGCGGCACGCCGCGCCCCGGCGCAACCCGTGCGCGCGCAGCGCCTCCGACAACACCGAATACACCGTCATCCGCGGATTCAGCGAGCCGAACGGGTCCTGGAAAATGATCTGGATGCGCTTGCGCAGCCGCCGCAACGCGCGCCGGTTCAGTTGCGTCACGTCGTTTCCGTCGAATACGACGCGCCCGGCCGTCGGCTCGATCAGCCGCAGGATGCACCGGCCCGCCGTTGTCTTGCCGCTGCCGCTCTCGCCGACGAGGCTGAGCGTCCTGCCGCACGGAATGCCGAAACTGATCCCGTCCACGGCGCGCACCTGCGCCGCAACGCGCGAAAACACCCCCTTCCGCACCGGGAAGTGCTTCACCAGGCCCTCGACTGTCAATAACTCGTTTGCCATGGTCTCTACGGTCCCGTCCGACTCGTCCGGCCTTTCCCGCCGCTTCGGCAGGTCACTCCCGTCTAGCGGATCCTTCCTCCTTGTGCAGCCAGCAGGCACTACTGTGCTGCCCGGCGACTTCGAACAAAGGCGGCTCCTGTTCGCGGCAGACGGGCATGGCGTGCGCACAGCGAGGATGGAACCGGCAGCCCGCGGGGAAGTCCGTGGCGGCGGGCACCGTGCCCGGAATGGTGTGCAGCCGCTTGTGCGGCTCCTGCATGCTCGGCAGCGACTGGAACAATCCCTGCGTATAGGGGTGCCGCGGCGCGCGGACCAGTTCCTCGACGCGCGCCGCTTGCTCAACCTTCTTGCCCGCATACATGACGACGACCTCGTGCGCCATCTCGGCGACAATGCCAAGGTCGTGCGTGATGAGCAGGATCGACATGCCGAGGTCCGCCTGAAGCTGGCGGAGCAGATCAAGAATCTGCGCCTGGATCGTCACGTCGAGCGCGGTGGTCGGCTCGTCCGCGATGAGCAGTTTCGGGCCGCACGCGAGCGCCATGGCGATCATGACGCGCTGCAGCATGCCGCCCGACATCTCGTGCGGGAAATCGTCGATGCGCTGTTCCGCGGCGGGGATGCCCACGCGCTGTATCAGCGCAAGCGCGCGGCGGCGCGCCTCCTCCTTATCCAGTCCTTCGTGCAGACGCAGCACGGCCCCAATCTGAGCGCCGACGCGGAATACGGGGTTCATCGACGTCATCGGCTCCTGGAACACCATCGAGATCGCGCTGCCGCGCAGCAGGCGCATTTCGGGTTCGGGCAGCGTGAGCAGGTCGCGGCCCTCGAACAGCACCTGGCCGCCCTCGATACGGCCCGGCGGCGCCGGAATCAGCCGGAGAATGGACATGGCCGTGACGCTCTTGCCGCAGCCGCTCTCGCCCACGAGCGCGAGCGTCTTGCCCGCGGGGACGTCGAACGACACGTCGTCCACGGCCTTGGCGACGCCCTGGTCGGTGTGAAAATAGGTCCGTAAATTGCGGACGCTCACTATCGGCCCGTTCTGGATCATTCCGCGCGACTCATGGCTGGATACTTCAGCAAAATACTTGCCGGGGCGCGGCTATAGTACCTTTTCCGCATGGACACACCCAAACAGCGCGGGTGACTGCCGCGACCCGGCGTGCCAAAATATGGTCCAAGCCTTGATCCGGGCGCTTGCCCCGTTCAGAATGAGCCGGACCTTGGCCGCGTGTTCGCGCGGTTTCCGGGAGGAGGTATCCATGCGTGTGGCGATGCTTGCTGTTTCGATATTGACGGCGGTTTCCACCGCCGCGGCGCAGGACGATTCCCTGCTGTCGTTCCGCGCGCCCGCGTTCCCGCTCGTGGCCCATGACCCCTATTTCAACGTGTGGTCGCAGGCGGACCGGCTCACGGACGCGTGGCCAACGCATTGGACGGGCGCGACGATGGCCCTGTGCGGCCTCGCGCG belongs to Candidatus Hydrogenedentota bacterium and includes:
- a CDS encoding UvrB/UvrC motif-containing protein yields the protein VGCTTCYAQFGRQIDSILEGLHQSLHHRGKVPYLDDARARLRADLQTKRSLLRTMLGAEKYEEAAQLRDEIRSIETGLYVSESGAD
- a CDS encoding ATP-dependent Clp protease ATP-binding subunit, which gives rise to MWERFTERAKHVVSAAREEATRLGSEYVRTEHILLGLCREPEGIAAKALENLGIDIDQLALEIEQQVQPGSATVSSDEIAFTPRAKKVLELAVEEARRFNHSYIGTEHILLGLLKEGEGIAAKVLQDMKVDLGRIQAEVIRLLGDQGRSTGPEAQTSKKSQTPALDTFGRDLTQLAREGKLDPVIGREAEIERVIQVLSRRTKNNPVLIGEAGVGKTAIVEGLAQAIVNADVPDLLLGRRVLTLDLAGVVAGTKYRGQFEERLKSVMKEIRRADNIILFIDELHTIVGAGAAEGAVDAANMLKPSLARGELQCIGATTMDEYRKHIEKDAALARRFQTIIVDQPTVDQTIEIIKGLRDKYEAHHRVKFDDQAVVAAARMSHQYITDRFLPDKAVDVIDEAGSRARLQITTRPAELKEMERQIEEVTHEKEQAIRRQEYEKAAKLRDQERQLIARLEDRKRDWERRRDSAEHVVTAEDIAYIVSKWTGIPLTKLEEKESERLLRMREELHCSVVGQNEAIDAITRAIQRSRAGLRKIDRPVGSFLFLGPTGVGKTFLAKMLAKFLFGSEDALITIDMSEYMERFAVSRLAGAPPGYIGYNEGGQLTEQVRRRPYSVVLFDEIEKAHPDVFNTLLQVLEEGQMTDATGRRVDFRNTVVVMTSNIGARRIRQHTTVGFQREGGEEEYGRMRERVLDEVKKVFNPEFLNRVDEVLVFHHLTATEMLQIVDIQVAEVVERLAEKDLLLNLTQEAKEYLVRVGSNEEYGARPLRRAVQQQLEDPLAELLLKGGLEAGTAIEIRPSDTEDALVFEPVVRSAEGVAP
- the bamA gene encoding outer membrane protein assembly factor BamA, yielding MRTLALAIGFSLVSWCVSSQEQTPAPPQITAVHIQGLERVAEQVVRAKLEVQPGQPYQPRAVARDIRRLYELGHFANIKVDAQPDGAGVALTYQLEEKRAIDEVRIIGNKKLSERRIRGVLSWREGDTFVADGYEQEREAILDLYASKGFANATVDIVAEEAGPSRVRVTYNIDEGRKARIRSISFVGNDTLATRRLQKIMKTRKAIWFVGGRFNEDKFEQDLQEILAAYGDKGRLEAAIPRTEITFSDNGKGMHITVYLTEGPEYTVETVQIAENIVYDEDEIRGLIAVEEGDVHNKSQVTADAELVAKGYQDSGYVNAQVTPQVTLDRESKTTHVVHQVSEGDLKYIREIRITGNEVTKDEVIRRQMLLRPGDRFDGSAVQLSQRRLDNTRYFDTTRITLSDVLEDDMWTNLLVDVEEGDTGTFNFGAGYSTEDKFGGFAELRLTNVDITNWPKFSGGGQQLSLRLNTGDRHDTYSLSFTDPEIWGYPLSFGFDVYDDSYRYSGTSYREDQAGGQLRFGKVLSPFLTTRWSLRYQDTEISDVPFEFLVNPELREISRDSTTISTAWSIERNTVDNVRDATSGADHIFTLELAGLGGDNEFVKVDQDSTWYWSLSEENKWVLSLRSRHGWVTPYGGSDYVPLQDRYFAGGSSTVRGYDNRDIGPRTHGYLWWGDEYAIGGELRMLTSVEVKYKVSDLLRLYAFVDSGGVWEEAGDFGFGDVKYSAGLGIGMDVPRLGPFRLDYGIPINPDDDQGSGRLHLTTGFRF
- a CDS encoding OmpH family outer membrane protein: MAVSKTCYLALLAALVTGLFAPAVANAQDAGAASGGFKIGIVDFRYLLTAYNKREAEYAKLQREVDELQKGIDALADEVEKLKAQYDAQVDNMAADERRALEERIEGLAADFRAELAKRQRTIDRKEKEVVEGLIADIKAVIEEIAVSENYHLILDANSPNPPRGGVLFFSKTLDITPKVEARLNK
- the lpxD gene encoding UDP-3-O-(3-hydroxymyristoyl)glucosamine N-acyltransferase; amino-acid sequence: METTAAHIAEWVGGRVAGDPDLVLTGVNGLREARPGELSFVRETRYLPLLATTRASAVLVAEETPGCAVTQIIVAQPELAFLQVLQRLGKPLAPRLEGVHPAAVIGKDVTLGPDVAIDAFVRIGDGAHIGARAVLHAGVYIGQGAEIGAQTLIYPNVTIREYCKIGERCILHANAVIGSDGFGFVAAEGQWVKVPQVGCVVLGDDVEVGSNTAIDRATFGETRVGRGTKIDNLVQIGHNVEIGENCVIAGKVGIAGSAIIGNHVQIGAQAGIKGHLEIGDGARIGARAGVTGSIPAGATVSGFPAIDHNQQRRVLVAQTHLPEMGRRLRQVERRVDELEQRSHE
- a CDS encoding bifunctional UDP-3-O-[3-hydroxymyristoyl] N-acetylglucosamine deacetylase/3-hydroxyacyl-ACP dehydratase, whose product is MSKQRTIANEVSFSGIGLHQGTLTTVTFLPAPANSGIVFRRVDLPGSPPIPADIDHVIDVSRGTTIGIGDAHVHTVEHALSAMVGLGVDNLVVELDGDEVPNGDGSALPVMTTLLKAGIVELDAEKLYITVDRPVYYRQDDVTLSVLPSDDLRVTMTIAYDHVAIGTQYASFNIDETTYREQIAPARTFCFLREVKMLQEKGLIKGGSLESAVVIGDESILNEDLRFADEFVRHKILDLLGDMYLLGRPVRGHIVGVKAGHEKNVLFSRQIRKAYLNGNGAARHLKDLKDYRVTRRSEPALDVNKIMRILPHRYPFLLVDRVLSFEPFKKVTGIKNVTVNEPFFQGHWPDTPVMPGVLILEAMAQVSSVLIFGEDGEPHGKLAFFMGVDNAKFRRTVVPGDQLFIESEMLHFRHNACRAKARAYVDNDLCAEAVMSFSLMDIED
- a CDS encoding ABC transporter ATP-binding protein, producing MANELLTVEGLVKHFPVRKGVFSRVAAQVRAVDGISFGIPCGRTLSLVGESGSGKTTAGRCILRLIEPTAGRVVFDGNDVTQLNRRALRRLRKRIQIIFQDPFGSLNPRMTVYSVLSEALRAHGLRRGAACRERVDELLGLVGLSPEAAHRYPHEFSGGQRQRLGIARALAVEPDLIVADEPVSALDVSVQAQILNLLEDLQARFGLTYLFIGHDLSVVRH